The following DNA comes from Streptococcus canis.
GACGAACAAAACTGGCCACTACGGCAATACCCCCAAAGTAAGAGCCGTTGCCAACCTCATCACTACCAATCATGGGTATGTTTTGCTCCGAGGTTGGTTTTTCAGGGCTTGAATCAGCTATTGGCAAACCAAGTTCCTGAGCCAGAGCATCAGCTGACGAACCTTGCAAGACTAATTTGCCCGACGTGTATAAGAGGACGGTAACCCCATTTTTTTTGGCAGCAAAAGCCACATAGGGATTTTTATTGCTGATCTGGTCAGCACCTAGCTGCGCTTTCAAAGTCTGGCTCAACTGAGCATCTATTTTCAAAACTAAGGTGTTCATAGAGATTATTTTAACATAAAAACATTAACTATGGTTAATTTACAAGTTTATTTTTTGGGTGAAATGGTGGTCTTGCTTTATCAAAAAGCCTTATCAACATTTTACGAATGCCTGATTTTACGGTATAATGCTAAAGAGGTGACCCTATGAAAAGTATTAATCGTTACAAATTCACCTTTGGTGAAAAAACACTAACATTGACCACGGACAAAGACAACCTTTTTATGGAGGAAGTGGAACGTGTGGCTAAGGAAAAATATGAAACCATCAGAGAACACCTGCCAGAAGCAGATGATGAGACGGTCGCTATTTTAATGGCCATTAATACCTTATCCACACAGTTAAGTCGAGAAATTGAAATTGAAAAAATTGAGGCTGAAATCTTAGAACTACGCCAAAAAGCCTTAGCAGGCCTTCAAGAAAAGGCTAATCAAGTAGATGTGAATGAGGTTTAGCCATGTTATCATTACTGATTATGCTTGTTTTGGTTTGGAATGTCTATATTGGTTACAATAGAGGCATTATTCTGCAATCTTTTTATACCCTTGGCGCCTTGTTTTCGCTGCTTGTGGCTCACCATTTCTATGTAGGATTGGCCCACAAGATTACCCTCTGGGTGCCTTATTCTAATCCAGCCGAAGGGGCTACGACTTTCTTCTTTAAAGGGGTTGATATATTTGACCTCAGCAAGGTTTATTATGCAGGTATTGCCTTTTTTGCTCTCTTTTTAGTGACCTATGCCTTGATTCGTCTCATTGGGGTTTTGGTTCACCTTTTCCCTATTGATTATTTTGACAACCAGTGGACAAAGGTTATCAGTGGGGGGGGTGCTCTTTTGGTATCTCTTCTTTTTATGAGTATGGTGTTATCTATTTTGGCAACGGTACCTATGCCCTTTATTCAAAATCACTTGCATGCTAGTTCGCTCAGTCGTTTACTGATTGAACAGCTTCCTCCGTTTACGACGGTTATTCACAAACTTTGGGTTCAAGCAATCGTCTAAAAGAAAGTTGCTCATTATGACCGAATAGAATCTGTAAGGGGATAGCCCACAGGTTCTTTTTTTGTTGGGCTAGGGCTAGGGGTTTGGCAGAATGGCTGAGCTGGATAAGCCAGCTGTTAGAAGATGACTTTCTTACCCCATTTTAAGCAATTTTAGGTATAATACTGTTATGGATAAAAAGATTTTAGAACAGTTAGACTTTGACAAGGTTAAGGAACACTTTCGGACTTACTTGCAAACAGAGCAAGGTAGCCGTGAGTTGGACCAACTGGAGCCCTTAACCAATCATGACAAAATCAAACATTCTTTCTTAGAGATCGAGGAGATGGCTGCTATTTTTGTGGAGCAGCATAGCTTTGCTTTAGGAAGCCTATCAGATATTTCGGTTAGCATGCGACGTCTGGAATTAGAAGCCGATTTAAACATTACTGAATTGTTGGCGGTCAAAAAATTGCTGCAGGTATCAGCTGAAGCTAGCCGTTTTTACACTGAGTTAGAAAATGTTGAACTCAGGGCTCTAAAGCTTTTATTTGAGAAGTTAGAGCTCTTTCCTAACCTCCAAGGCGGCCTTCAGGCGATTAATGATAGCGGTTTTGTGGAAAGTTTTGCTAGCCCAGAATTAGAAAAGATTCGCCGCAGTATTTCAGATAAAGAGCATGCCAGTCGTCAAGTGTTACAGGAGATCCTCAAAAAACAGGCTGACTATTTGTCAGAAAGTTTGATTGCTAGTCGAAATGGACGCAGCGTCTTACCTGTCAAAAACACTTTTCGTAATAAGGTGGCTGGAGTGGTTCACGATATGTCAGCTTCTGGTAATACAGTCTATATTGAACCAAGAGCCCTTGTGCAGCTGAATGAAGAATTGACACAGTTGCAGGCAGCTGAGCGCTATGAGGTGGCGCGTGTCCTTCAAGAATTATCAGACATGCTTCGTCCTCACAGTCGGGCTCTTGCAAATAATGCTTGGTTGTTGGGGCATTTGGATTTTGTTCGGGCTAAGTACCTTTATCTGCAAGACAAAAAGGCAACGGTTCCAACCATTTCAGATGACAAAAGTTTACAGTTGTTAAATGTGCGCCACCCTCTTTTGCAAAATCCTGTTGCCAACGATTTGCATTTTTCTAAAGACTTAGCTGTTATTGTCATTACAGGTCCTAATACAGGTGGGAAGACCATTATGTTGAAAACACTTGGTTTAGCACAGTTAATGGCACAATCTGGACTTCCTATTTTGGCTGACAAAGGTTCCAAGGTGGCTGTTTTTAATGGTATTTTTGCGGACATCGGAGATGAGCAGTCGATTGAGCAGAGCTTGTCAACCTTCTCCAGTCACATGACGCATATTGTGGCTATTTTGAATCAGGCTGACACAGAAAGTTTGGTGCTCTTTGACGAATTGGGGGCAGGCACGGATCCCCAAGAAGGGGCTAGTTTAGCTATGGCCATTCTGGAACAATTACGTTTGACCAATATTAAAACCATGGCAACCACGCATTATCCAGAATTAAAGGCTTATGGTATTGAAACACCCTACGTGGAAAATGCCAGCATGGAGTTTGACAGCATCAGCTTAAAACCAACTTACCGCTTTATGCAAGGGGTACCTGGCCGATCAAACGCTTTTGAAATTGCTAGACGACTTGGTTTAGCAGAACACATCGTCAATGAAGCTCAAAGCATGACAGATACTGATAGTGATGTCAACCGCATTATTGAACAGCTGGAAAAACAAACCTTGGAAAGTCGTAAGCGTCTGGACCACATCAAAGAAGTAGAGCAAGACAACCTCAAATTCAACCGTGCGGTTAAAAAGCTGTACCATGATTTTTCACAGGCCAAAGACAAGGAAATTGAAAAAGCAAGGCTTGAAGCTCGGGAAATTGTTGATATGGCCTTGGCAGAAAGTGACAGTATCCTAAGCCGATTGCATGATAAGGCTGCGCTCAAACCTCATGAAGTTATTGAAGCCAAGGGACAACTCAAACAACTCGTCCCAGAAAGAGATTTAGCGCAAAACAAGGTTTTGAAAAAAGCCAAACAATTACGAGCTCCTCGTGTAGGAGATGACATTATTGTAACGGCCTACGGGCAACGCGGAACCTTGGTTAAAGAACTCAAGGACAAGAGATGGGAATCCCAAATCGGTCTCATTAAAATGACTCTCAGTGAAGACGAATTCAGCCTTGTTAAGGTTGTTGAAGAAGCACAAAAGCCTAAGAAAAAGCCAGTCAAGGTGGTTAAAAAAGCGACTGCCGGCACTGGACCACGTGCTCGTCTGGATTTGCGTGGGAAACGTTATGAGGAGGCTATGCAAGAACTTGACAGCTTTATCGATCAAGCACTATTAAACAATATGAGCCAAGTAGATATTATTCACGGTATTGGGACTGGTGTGATTCGTGAAGCCGTTACCAAATACCTCAGACGAAACAAGCATGTCAAAAGCTTTGGCTATGCTCCACAAAATGCAGGTGGATCAGGGTGTACTATTGCCAATTTAGGTTAATACTATTTTTAACATACTCCATCAAAAACAAGTTTGTCCCGACTGATATTCTCAGCAAAGACAAACTTGTTTTTCTTATGACATCGTGAGGTGTAGTGAGTTAGATGTTAAAGACATCATTAAGATTTTCTGCCATTGATGGATGAGTGAAAATCTGATTTTTCAAGTAAGTATAAGGGATATGGTTGTCCATAGCCATCTTGATAAGATTGATGTATTCTTGGGATTGTGCCCCTAGTAAGGTGGCTCCTAGAATCTCTTTGGTGTCTGTATTAATAAGGACTTTAAAGATTCCTCGAAGATCGTTATTGACATGAGCCCGCGGCATATTAGCTACCAAGAGTTCATTGGCCTTGTA
Coding sequences within:
- a CDS encoding CvpA family protein, with product MLSLLIMLVLVWNVYIGYNRGIILQSFYTLGALFSLLVAHHFYVGLAHKITLWVPYSNPAEGATTFFFKGVDIFDLSKVYYAGIAFFALFLVTYALIRLIGVLVHLFPIDYFDNQWTKVISGGGALLVSLLFMSMVLSILATVPMPFIQNHLHASSLSRLLIEQLPPFTTVIHKLWVQAIV
- a CDS encoding endonuclease MutS2, giving the protein MDKKILEQLDFDKVKEHFRTYLQTEQGSRELDQLEPLTNHDKIKHSFLEIEEMAAIFVEQHSFALGSLSDISVSMRRLELEADLNITELLAVKKLLQVSAEASRFYTELENVELRALKLLFEKLELFPNLQGGLQAINDSGFVESFASPELEKIRRSISDKEHASRQVLQEILKKQADYLSESLIASRNGRSVLPVKNTFRNKVAGVVHDMSASGNTVYIEPRALVQLNEELTQLQAAERYEVARVLQELSDMLRPHSRALANNAWLLGHLDFVRAKYLYLQDKKATVPTISDDKSLQLLNVRHPLLQNPVANDLHFSKDLAVIVITGPNTGGKTIMLKTLGLAQLMAQSGLPILADKGSKVAVFNGIFADIGDEQSIEQSLSTFSSHMTHIVAILNQADTESLVLFDELGAGTDPQEGASLAMAILEQLRLTNIKTMATTHYPELKAYGIETPYVENASMEFDSISLKPTYRFMQGVPGRSNAFEIARRLGLAEHIVNEAQSMTDTDSDVNRIIEQLEKQTLESRKRLDHIKEVEQDNLKFNRAVKKLYHDFSQAKDKEIEKARLEAREIVDMALAESDSILSRLHDKAALKPHEVIEAKGQLKQLVPERDLAQNKVLKKAKQLRAPRVGDDIIVTAYGQRGTLVKELKDKRWESQIGLIKMTLSEDEFSLVKVVEEAQKPKKKPVKVVKKATAGTGPRARLDLRGKRYEEAMQELDSFIDQALLNNMSQVDIIHGIGTGVIREAVTKYLRRNKHVKSFGYAPQNAGGSGCTIANLG